A window of the Ostrea edulis chromosome 1, xbOstEdul1.1, whole genome shotgun sequence genome harbors these coding sequences:
- the LOC125663635 gene encoding beta-1,3-glucosyltransferase-like, translated as MFSLKSASWILLSLLIVSVESADKKENEKVAKVKPKGLSLRDITFVVISQPNSYHLKRSSEFKEHFKDQTKDLSEKEKPKLYFTHEKWDLIGAFTVLPLLPIFAQELKDSSWIFICEEETRLSLPRLLDVLRKYDPNKEYFLGKALHDREATIIHHFANANNPSAFSFPDFGTGIALSRALFMSVGQRWPDDSIRSDFTIDPKHELALALQHGNNGASLTDVPELCTFDYTEKCASWFPVKFPDCGPEIPEEDLFVGVKTCEKFHKERVPIVKETWGKDTKNIEYFSEKEDPSIPTIDLGVPNTERGHCGKTMAMLRRWLQDKKFAKVPWFLIADDDTIINLRRLRKLLACYDPKEPVHLGEMYAYAVAKKNWGYTYITGGGGMVFSREAINRLVTSGESDCSADDSPDDMTLGMRYKRIDISLVHSPYFHQARPVDYSTDFLAARTPLSFHKHWMSDPRAVYEDLMKEPESTNRPTDSGTTTTEKSEDHEEL; from the exons ATGTTCTCTCTGAAATCTGCCAGTTGGATTTTACTTTCACTGTTGATTG tttcaGTGGAATCAGcagacaaaaaagaaaatgaaaaagttgCAAAAGTAAAACCAAAAG GCCTGAGTCTTAGGGACATCACATTTGTTGTGATCAGTCAGCCAAATTCCTATCATTTAAAGAGGTCTTCAGAGTTCAAAGAACATTTCAAAGATCAAACAAAGGATCTCAGTGAG aaagaGAAACCCAAGCTATACTTTACACATGAAAAATGGGATCTTATTGGGGCCTTTACAGTCCTTCCACTACTGCCAAT TTTTGCCCAGGAATTGAAAGATTCTTCATGGATTTTTATTTGTGAAGAAGAAACCAGACTCTCCTTACCTAGGCTATTAGACGTGCTCAGAAAATATGATCCAAACAAG GAATATTTCCTGGGTAAGGCTTTACATGATAGAGAAGCCACCATCATTCACCATTTTGCTAATGCCAACAACCCTTCAGCCTTTTCTTTCCCTGACTTCGGTACAGGAATTGCTTTAAGCAGAGCGCTGTTCATGAG tgtTGGACAGAGATGGCCAGATGATTCTATCAGATCAGATTTTACTATTGATCCTAAACATGAA CTAGCTCTGGCTCTACAGCATGGGAATAATGGAGCAAGTCTAACAGATGTGCCTGAGTTATGTACCTTTGACTACACTGAGAAGTGTGCCTCATGGTTTCCTGTGAAGTTTCCTGATTGT GGCCCAGAGATACCTGAAGAGGATTTGTTTGTAGGAGTGAAGACATGTGAAAAGTTCCACAAAGAGAGAG TACCCATTGTAAAAGAGACTTGGGGAAAAGACACAAAGAATATAGAGTATTTTAGTGAGAAGGAGGATCCCTCAATTCCAACCATCGACCTTGGTGTTCCAAACACTGAGAGAG GACATTGTGGGAAGACTATGGCTATGCTGAGAAGATGGCTTCAGGACAAGAAATTTGCCAAAGTTCCCTGGTTCTTGATTGCAGATGATGACACTATTATAAA TTTGAGGAGATTGAGGAAGTTACTAGCTTGTTATGATCCCAAAGAACCCGTTCACCTCGGAGAGATGTATGCATATGCTGTGGCCAAGAAAAACTGGGGCTATACCTATATCACTGGTGGAGGAGG GATGGTGTTCAGCAGAGAAGCCATCAATCGGCTGGTGACGAGTGGCGAGTCGGATTGCAGCGCTGACGATTCCCCGGATGACATGACGCTGGGAATGCGGTACAAACGGATTGACATCAGTTTGGTTCACAGTCCATATTTCCATCAG GCCCGACCAGTTGACTACAGTACAGATTTTCTAGCAGCAAGAACTCCCCTGTCTTTCCACAAGCACTGGATGTCCGACCCTAGGGCTGTGTACGAGGACTTGATGAAGGAACCAGAGAGTACAAACAGACCAACAGACAGTGGGACAACTACGACAGAAAAATCTGAGGACCATGAAGAGTTATAG
- the LOC125663636 gene encoding uncharacterized protein LOC125663636 isoform X2, which yields MAAGPQGYPKWLLNCKQNIGDSKDWNVFLRELHDAVQQQLTESHVQYFSDLSEPEKELFMQRATKALEGGTSYNNLMKKVSLFMDQSLNEEVSRQLLEDSPIDTKSDLIIENAEEGTLSLLKKWPEMKEKLHVCLNQPLPPPLRQLAWRLHLSNTKVRKQYVDLLNTNPRAAISQYDYEISQKCEQLIKSETTLSDLRGSVGNFYGMKAVLSYHHSAQKTKNRLRDVDHLLVVPFIQVASSSIPRKEPPAGRVVALLVEEFETLMDGRPGFVEDSGSDIHNEEVRAFIDKVATMLSAKYPESVKNIVEKFSPSKEKIVATETGNQTLLREGLMAICRPMLRSLFVTYLNPDTLLYVWDNYIIGLDTPGFSTEWLAIVLVTILGLTKDKIKGATSPVMLEKILKDESCKLTVPQIQYEVKQYYYKDLYSMLTRDSKAAIPVLDPTQALHPPWRHWYNDVIPPFTKPQDRRKAREEREAERERMAQQQKDAETARRDQEARDRRDEEEEYLKLSALDRQRVEQERIKLEEQIQEERRRRVEAERRAADEIEKLRLEIAGLKNQKPPTPAYSPAPSISSYISRQLLAPPPSRISTQAPPPVVVVKDVRTPTPVQTPVDQKNKIVADFLTRVLFGLNKVAHAEDQYVEKEELDRATQGYLLQNVKDIKQAQKQLFGHHLKPGEFDKLPAKQQQEKSESMIKLMQTWREERREKELAQNRDAF from the exons atggCTGCTGGTCCACAGGGTTATCCGAAATGGTTATTAAACTGCAAGCAAAACATCGGCGATTCGAAG GACTGGAATGTTTTTCTGAGGGAGTTACATGATGCTGTCCAGCAACAGCTTACAGAGAGCCATGTCCAGTATTTCAGCGACTTGTCAGAACCGGAAAAAGAACTTTTCATGCAGAGAGCAACAAAAGCACTTGAAGGAG GGACCTCATACAATAACTTGATGAAGAAAGTCTCCCTTTTCATGGACCAGAGTCTTAATGAAGAGGTTTCCAGACAGCTGCTAGAGGATTCTCCAATTGACACAAAATCAGACCTAATTATAGAAAATGCAGAGGAGGGGACACTGAGTCTTCTGAAGAAATGGCCAGAAATGAAAGAGAAACTACACGTTTGTTTAAACCAGCCCCTCCCTCCTCCTCTTCGTCAGCTGGCTTGGAGATTACATCTCAGTAACACGAAAG TGAGAAAACAGTATGTTGACTTGTTGAACACAAACCCAAGGGCTGCTATATCTCAATATGATTATGAGATATCTCAGAAGTGTGAACAACTTATTAAGTCAGAGACAACTCTCAGTGACCTCAGAGGATCTGTGG GTAATTTCTATGGGATGAAGGCTGTGTTGTCCTATCACCACTCTGCTCAAAAAACTAAGAACAGACTGAGAGACGTGGACCATTTACTGGTTGTTCCATTTATACAGGTGGCTAGTTCAAGTATACCAAG AAAAGAACCTCCAGCTGGAAGAGTTGTGGCCCTTTTGGTGGAGGAGTTTGAAACATTAATGGATGGACGTCCAGGTTTTGTGGAGGACTCTGGTTCTGAT ATACACAATGAAGAAGTGAGGGCTTTCATTGATAAAGTGGCCACAATGCTCTCTGCCAAGTATCCAGAGTCCGTTAAAAACATTGTGGAAAAGTTCAGCCCTTCAAAAG AGAAGATTGTTGCCACAGAAACTGGTAATCAGACATTATTAAGGGAAGGACTGATGGCTATCTGTCGCCCTATGTTAAGAAGTCTGTTTGTTA CCTACTTAAATCCGGATACCCTCCTGTACGTGTGGGATAACTACATCATTGGACTGGACACTCCAGGTTTCTCCACTGAGTGGCTGGCCATTGTACTGGTCACTATTCTAGGACTTACCAAGGATAAAATCAAAGGGGCAACCTCA CCTGTTATGTTGGAAAAAATACTGAAAGATGAGAGTTGTAAATTAACCGTGCCACAGATTCAGTATGAG GTCAAGCAGTACTACTACAAGGACCTATATTCCATGCTGACCAGAGATTCAAAAGCAGCCATTCCTGTTCTAGATCCAACACAAG CTCTTCACCCTCCTTGGAGACACTGGTACAATGATGTCATCCCTCCCTTCACAAAACCTCAGGACCGCAGAAAAGCCCGGGAGGAGAGAGAGGCAGAGAGAGAAAG GATGGCACAACAACAGAAAGATGCTGAGACGGCAAGGCGAGACCAGGAAGCCAGAGACAGGAG AGATGAAGAGGAGGAGTACTTGAAGTTGTCTGCCCTTGACAGACAGAGAGTGGAACAGGAGCGAATCAAACTGGAGGAACAGATTCAGGAG GAGAGAAGACGAAGAGTGGAGGCAGAGCGACGAGCAGcagatgaaattgaaaagttgCGACTGGAGATAGCCGGACTTAAGAACCAGAAACCT CCAACACCTGCTTACAGTCCTGCTCCAAGCATATCATCATACATCAG CCGTCAATTACTTGCTCCACCCCCATCAAGAATCTCCACCCAAGCACCACCTCCAGTGGTGGTAGTAAAGGATGTTAGGACCCCCACCCCCGTGCAGACACCAGTGGatcagaaaaataaaattgtggCAGATTTTCTTACTAGGGTGCTATTTGGGTTGAATAAAG TGGCCCATGCAGAAGATCAATATGTGGAGAAGGAAGAACTAGATAGGGCTACGCAGGGATACCTGTTACAAAATGTCAAGGACATAAAACAAGCTCAG AAACAACTGTTTGGTCATCATCTGAAACCTGGGGAGTTTGACAAACTACCTGCCAAGCAACAGCAGGAGAAGAGTGAATCAATGATCAAACTAATGCAGACCTGGAGAGAGGAGAGGCGAGAGAAGGAACTCGCTCAGAACAGAGACGCCTTCTGA
- the LOC125663769 gene encoding papilin-like yields MKVEASSRRSTSTGNGVDNEYGTGTAPVITENDANNMIFSDSVTISHETTSISSGVTETDTSVDMQSSAGYSTSNEMRKVEADSLNSTTDATSVGTSALTEAISSSDQSSPTDMMTQIEITSSNLDYVKDITSKNSGIEFVYSSTPTSDTVTGESTASSVTVLSSKVTEVEDVKLSTDSSIHFQTSLQPTEDASTSAENINGETTEHDTTTLSLVTSTSDSHDWTTKQVSSAITTITTKETYSENTKTTINLNVLGSTIDDKTEVISSTLFPSTLSKESTHSLMSDHWSTTQMLTVPLLKESDLVPTQISVKHKTVSVYVDVILSGYTIMELYGFGLHMCVMECLKTTDCHSVNLLKDQKTCQLNSATSVDVGLEKRKSSVFTRKEQWPKTMLEHCKNKICRQQEQCVELHNQAACIVVNCKSPPIVANANAVDCLMHVGSQVKYNCIQGKSPNVPVASMFVTCRGNGQWTAVQFQCL; encoded by the exons ATGAAGGTAGAAGCATCCAGTCGTCGAAGCACATCAACAGGTAACGGAGTAGACAATGAATATGGAACTGGCACAGCTCCCGTTATCACAGAAAATGACGCAAATAATATGATTTTTTCTGATAGCGTTACCATTAGTCATGAAACCACCTCTATATCAAGTGGCGTAACTGAGACTGATACATCGGTTGACATGCAATCATCAGCAGGATATAGTACAAGTAATGAGATGAGAAAAGTAGAGGCAGACTCTTTGAACTCTACAACTGATGCAACAAGTGTTGGAACCAGCGCGTTAACGGAAGCTATATCATCATCTGATCAAAGCTCACCAACTGATATGATGACCCAGATTGAAATAACATCATccaatctggactatgtcaaaGACATAACTTCTAAAAATAGTGGAATAGAATTTGTTTATAGCAGTACTCCCACGAGTGATACAGTTACTGGAGAAAGTACAGCAAGTTCTGTAACTGTTTTAAGTTCAAAGGTCACAGAAGTTGAAGATGTCAAATTATCGACAGATTCTAGCATTCATTTTCAAACCTCATTACAACCCACTGAAGATGCCAGTACTTCAGCAGAAAATATCAATGGGGAGACAACTGAACATGACACTACTACCTTGAGTTTGGTTACCTCGACTAGTGATTCACACGACTGGACAACAAAACAGGTGTCTTCAGCCATCACAACCATCACAACCAAAGAAACATACAGTGAAAATACAAAGACCACGATAAATCTGAATGTTTTGGGAAGTACAATTGATGACAAAACCGAAGTCATTTCCTCTACATTATTTCCAAGCACTCTCTCCAAAGAGAGCACCCACTCTTTGATGTCTGATCATTGGTCGACCACACAAATGTTGACAGTACCTTTGCTTAAAGAATCTGACCTTGTTCCCACTCAAATATCTGTGAAACACAAAACAGTGAGTGTGTATGTTGATGTTATTTTATCAGGGTATACCATAATGGAACTGTACGGATTTGGTCTTCATATGTGTGTTATGGAATGTTTAAAAACAACAGATTGTCATTCTGTAAACCTTCTTAAAGACCAAAAGACATGCCAGTTAAATTCAGCTACATCTGTTGACGTTGGTTTAGAAAAAAGGAAATCAAGTGTGTTTACCCGTAAAGAGCAATGGCCAAAG ACTATGTTGGAAcactgtaaaaataaaatatgcagACAACAGGAACAATGTGTAGAGTTGCACAACCAAGCAGCATGCATTGTTGTTA ATTGCAAATCACCCCCAATAGTAGCAAATGCTAATGCAGTTGATTGTTTGATGCATGTTGGATCGCAAGTGAAATACAACTGTATTCAAGGCAAAAGTCCCAATGTGCCAGTGGCATCCATGTTTGTCACGTGTCGAGGAAATGGTCAATGGACAGCTGTACAATTTCAATGTCTTTAA
- the LOC125663636 gene encoding uncharacterized protein LOC125663636 isoform X1, protein MAAGPQGYPKWLLNCKQNIGDSKDWNVFLRELHDAVQQQLTESHVQYFSDLSEPEKELFMQRATKALEGGTSYNNLMKKVSLFMDQSLNEEVSRQLLEDSPIDTKSDLIIENAEEGTLSLLKKWPEMKEKLHVCLNQPLPPPLRQLAWRLHLSNTKEHLWSLRKQYVDLLNTNPRAAISQYDYEISQKCEQLIKSETTLSDLRGSVGNFYGMKAVLSYHHSAQKTKNRLRDVDHLLVVPFIQVASSSIPRKEPPAGRVVALLVEEFETLMDGRPGFVEDSGSDIHNEEVRAFIDKVATMLSAKYPESVKNIVEKFSPSKEKIVATETGNQTLLREGLMAICRPMLRSLFVTYLNPDTLLYVWDNYIIGLDTPGFSTEWLAIVLVTILGLTKDKIKGATSPVMLEKILKDESCKLTVPQIQYEVKQYYYKDLYSMLTRDSKAAIPVLDPTQALHPPWRHWYNDVIPPFTKPQDRRKAREEREAERERMAQQQKDAETARRDQEARDRRDEEEEYLKLSALDRQRVEQERIKLEEQIQEERRRRVEAERRAADEIEKLRLEIAGLKNQKPPTPAYSPAPSISSYISRQLLAPPPSRISTQAPPPVVVVKDVRTPTPVQTPVDQKNKIVADFLTRVLFGLNKVAHAEDQYVEKEELDRATQGYLLQNVKDIKQAQKQLFGHHLKPGEFDKLPAKQQQEKSESMIKLMQTWREERREKELAQNRDAF, encoded by the exons atggCTGCTGGTCCACAGGGTTATCCGAAATGGTTATTAAACTGCAAGCAAAACATCGGCGATTCGAAG GACTGGAATGTTTTTCTGAGGGAGTTACATGATGCTGTCCAGCAACAGCTTACAGAGAGCCATGTCCAGTATTTCAGCGACTTGTCAGAACCGGAAAAAGAACTTTTCATGCAGAGAGCAACAAAAGCACTTGAAGGAG GGACCTCATACAATAACTTGATGAAGAAAGTCTCCCTTTTCATGGACCAGAGTCTTAATGAAGAGGTTTCCAGACAGCTGCTAGAGGATTCTCCAATTGACACAAAATCAGACCTAATTATAGAAAATGCAGAGGAGGGGACACTGAGTCTTCTGAAGAAATGGCCAGAAATGAAAGAGAAACTACACGTTTGTTTAAACCAGCCCCTCCCTCCTCCTCTTCGTCAGCTGGCTTGGAGATTACATCTCAGTAACACGAAAG aaCATTTATGGTCAT TGAGAAAACAGTATGTTGACTTGTTGAACACAAACCCAAGGGCTGCTATATCTCAATATGATTATGAGATATCTCAGAAGTGTGAACAACTTATTAAGTCAGAGACAACTCTCAGTGACCTCAGAGGATCTGTGG GTAATTTCTATGGGATGAAGGCTGTGTTGTCCTATCACCACTCTGCTCAAAAAACTAAGAACAGACTGAGAGACGTGGACCATTTACTGGTTGTTCCATTTATACAGGTGGCTAGTTCAAGTATACCAAG AAAAGAACCTCCAGCTGGAAGAGTTGTGGCCCTTTTGGTGGAGGAGTTTGAAACATTAATGGATGGACGTCCAGGTTTTGTGGAGGACTCTGGTTCTGAT ATACACAATGAAGAAGTGAGGGCTTTCATTGATAAAGTGGCCACAATGCTCTCTGCCAAGTATCCAGAGTCCGTTAAAAACATTGTGGAAAAGTTCAGCCCTTCAAAAG AGAAGATTGTTGCCACAGAAACTGGTAATCAGACATTATTAAGGGAAGGACTGATGGCTATCTGTCGCCCTATGTTAAGAAGTCTGTTTGTTA CCTACTTAAATCCGGATACCCTCCTGTACGTGTGGGATAACTACATCATTGGACTGGACACTCCAGGTTTCTCCACTGAGTGGCTGGCCATTGTACTGGTCACTATTCTAGGACTTACCAAGGATAAAATCAAAGGGGCAACCTCA CCTGTTATGTTGGAAAAAATACTGAAAGATGAGAGTTGTAAATTAACCGTGCCACAGATTCAGTATGAG GTCAAGCAGTACTACTACAAGGACCTATATTCCATGCTGACCAGAGATTCAAAAGCAGCCATTCCTGTTCTAGATCCAACACAAG CTCTTCACCCTCCTTGGAGACACTGGTACAATGATGTCATCCCTCCCTTCACAAAACCTCAGGACCGCAGAAAAGCCCGGGAGGAGAGAGAGGCAGAGAGAGAAAG GATGGCACAACAACAGAAAGATGCTGAGACGGCAAGGCGAGACCAGGAAGCCAGAGACAGGAG AGATGAAGAGGAGGAGTACTTGAAGTTGTCTGCCCTTGACAGACAGAGAGTGGAACAGGAGCGAATCAAACTGGAGGAACAGATTCAGGAG GAGAGAAGACGAAGAGTGGAGGCAGAGCGACGAGCAGcagatgaaattgaaaagttgCGACTGGAGATAGCCGGACTTAAGAACCAGAAACCT CCAACACCTGCTTACAGTCCTGCTCCAAGCATATCATCATACATCAG CCGTCAATTACTTGCTCCACCCCCATCAAGAATCTCCACCCAAGCACCACCTCCAGTGGTGGTAGTAAAGGATGTTAGGACCCCCACCCCCGTGCAGACACCAGTGGatcagaaaaataaaattgtggCAGATTTTCTTACTAGGGTGCTATTTGGGTTGAATAAAG TGGCCCATGCAGAAGATCAATATGTGGAGAAGGAAGAACTAGATAGGGCTACGCAGGGATACCTGTTACAAAATGTCAAGGACATAAAACAAGCTCAG AAACAACTGTTTGGTCATCATCTGAAACCTGGGGAGTTTGACAAACTACCTGCCAAGCAACAGCAGGAGAAGAGTGAATCAATGATCAAACTAATGCAGACCTGGAGAGAGGAGAGGCGAGAGAAGGAACTCGCTCAGAACAGAGACGCCTTCTGA